A portion of the Glycine max cultivar Williams 82 chromosome 10, Glycine_max_v4.0, whole genome shotgun sequence genome contains these proteins:
- the LOC100808739 gene encoding reticulocalbin-2 isoform X3, whose translation MAKASIFIYILVAAALLLFLSHSPDKHSGHRHRRLKLRSNFTLAPSRHHAVAFDPLVAELERHREDKEWEKQIIHQAHPELESDPAPAHESQPEWEDFMDAEDYLNDEDKFNVTNRLILLFPKIDVDPTDWFVTEHELTQWNLQQAQREVLHRTQREMELHDKNHDGFVSFSEYDPPSWVQNADNESFGYDMGWWKEEHFNASDADGDGVLNLTEFNDFLHPADSKNPKLLQWLCKEEVRERDTDRDEKVNFKEFFHGLFDLVRNYDEESHNDTDNSMDAPARGLFAQLDKDGDGYLSDVELLPIIGKLHPSEHYYAKQQADYIISQEPRYYCIRL comes from the exons ATGGCCAAAGCGTCGATATTCATTTACATACTCGTCGCAGCGGCGCTTCTCTTATTCCTCTCTCATTCCCCGGATAAGCACTCCGGCCACCGCCACCGCCGCCTCAAGCTCCGCTCCAACTTCACCCTCGCCCCCTCGCGCCACCACGCCGTCGCCTTCGACCCTCTCGTCGCTGAGCTCGAGCGCCACCGCGAGGACAAGGAGTGGGAGAAGCAGATAATCCACCAGGCCCATCCCGAACTGGAGTCGGACCCGGCCCCGGCCCACGAGTCCCAGCCCGAGTGGGAGGACTTCATGGACGCCGAGGATTACCTCAATGACGAGGACAAGTTTAATGTTACCAACAGGTTGATACTCTTGTTCCCGAAGATCGATGTGGACCCCACCGATTGGTTCGTGACGGAGCACGAGTTGACTCAGTGGAACCTCCAGCAGGCCCAGCGCGAGGTCCTGCATCGCACGCAGAGGGAGATGGAGCTTCACGATAAGAACCACGATGGCTTCGTTTCCTTCTCCGAGTACGATCCTCCCAGTTGGGTTCAAAATGCAG ATAATGAGTCTTTCGGTTATGATATGGGTTGGTGGAAAGAAGAGCATTTTAATGCATCGGATGCTGATGGAGATGGTGTTCTAAACTTAACTGAATTCAATGA CTTTCTGCACCCTGCTGACAGCAAAAACCCTAAGCTTCTTCAGTGGTTGTGCAAGGAGGAAGTCAG GGAAAGAGATACCGACAGAGATGAGAAGGTCAACTTTAAAGAATTTTTCCATGGGCTATTTGATTTGGTAAGGAACTATGATGAAGAAAGTCACAATGACACAGATAATTCAATGGATGCTCCAGCTAGAGGGTTGTTTGCTCAGCTTGACAAGGATGGGGACGG GTACTTGTCTGATGTTGAACTACTGCCCATAATTGGCAAACTCCATCCATCTGAGCATTATTATGCAAAACAACAAGCAGATTATATCATTTCACAG GAACCCAGATATTACTGTATCAGATTATAA
- the LOC100808739 gene encoding reticulocalbin-2 isoform X1: MAKASIFIYILVAAALLLFLSHSPDKHSGHRHRRLKLRSNFTLAPSRHHAVAFDPLVAELERHREDKEWEKQIIHQAHPELESDPAPAHESQPEWEDFMDAEDYLNDEDKFNVTNRLILLFPKIDVDPTDWFVTEHELTQWNLQQAQREVLHRTQREMELHDKNHDGFVSFSEYDPPSWVQNADNESFGYDMGWWKEEHFNASDADGDGVLNLTEFNDFLHPADSKNPKLLQWLCKEEVRERDTDRDEKVNFKEFFHGLFDLVRNYDEESHNDTDNSMDAPARGLFAQLDKDGDGYLSDVELLPIIGKLHPSEHYYAKQQADYIISQADEDKDGRLTLTEMIENPYVFYSAIFNDDEDDDDDYHDEFR, encoded by the exons ATGGCCAAAGCGTCGATATTCATTTACATACTCGTCGCAGCGGCGCTTCTCTTATTCCTCTCTCATTCCCCGGATAAGCACTCCGGCCACCGCCACCGCCGCCTCAAGCTCCGCTCCAACTTCACCCTCGCCCCCTCGCGCCACCACGCCGTCGCCTTCGACCCTCTCGTCGCTGAGCTCGAGCGCCACCGCGAGGACAAGGAGTGGGAGAAGCAGATAATCCACCAGGCCCATCCCGAACTGGAGTCGGACCCGGCCCCGGCCCACGAGTCCCAGCCCGAGTGGGAGGACTTCATGGACGCCGAGGATTACCTCAATGACGAGGACAAGTTTAATGTTACCAACAGGTTGATACTCTTGTTCCCGAAGATCGATGTGGACCCCACCGATTGGTTCGTGACGGAGCACGAGTTGACTCAGTGGAACCTCCAGCAGGCCCAGCGCGAGGTCCTGCATCGCACGCAGAGGGAGATGGAGCTTCACGATAAGAACCACGATGGCTTCGTTTCCTTCTCCGAGTACGATCCTCCCAGTTGGGTTCAAAATGCAG ATAATGAGTCTTTCGGTTATGATATGGGTTGGTGGAAAGAAGAGCATTTTAATGCATCGGATGCTGATGGAGATGGTGTTCTAAACTTAACTGAATTCAATGA CTTTCTGCACCCTGCTGACAGCAAAAACCCTAAGCTTCTTCAGTGGTTGTGCAAGGAGGAAGTCAG GGAAAGAGATACCGACAGAGATGAGAAGGTCAACTTTAAAGAATTTTTCCATGGGCTATTTGATTTGGTAAGGAACTATGATGAAGAAAGTCACAATGACACAGATAATTCAATGGATGCTCCAGCTAGAGGGTTGTTTGCTCAGCTTGACAAGGATGGGGACGG GTACTTGTCTGATGTTGAACTACTGCCCATAATTGGCAAACTCCATCCATCTGAGCATTATTATGCAAAACAACAAGCAGATTATATCATTTCACAG GCAGACGAGGACAAGGATGGCCGTCTTACTTTGACTGAGATGATTGAGAACCCATATGTATTTTATAGTGCTATTTTCAacgatgatgaagatgatgacgaCGATTACCATGATGAGTTCCGGTAA
- the LOC100808739 gene encoding reticulocalbin-2 isoform X2 has translation MAKASIFIYILVAAALLLFLSHSPDKHSGHRHRRLKLRSNFTLAPSRHHAVAFDPLVAELERHREDKEWEKQIIHQAHPELESDPAPAHESQPEWEDFMDAEDYLNDEDKFNVTNRLILLFPKIDVDPTDWFVTEHELTQWNLQQAQREVLHRTQREMELHDKNHDGFVSFSEYDPPSWVQNADNESFGYDMGWWKEEHFNASDADGDGVLNLTEFNDFLHPADSKNPKLLQWLCKEEVRERDTDRDEKVNFKEFFHGLFDLVRNYDEESHNDTDNSMDAPARGLFAQLDKDGDGYLSDVELLPIIGKLHPSEHYYAKQQADYIISQVITVTNLQSPC, from the exons ATGGCCAAAGCGTCGATATTCATTTACATACTCGTCGCAGCGGCGCTTCTCTTATTCCTCTCTCATTCCCCGGATAAGCACTCCGGCCACCGCCACCGCCGCCTCAAGCTCCGCTCCAACTTCACCCTCGCCCCCTCGCGCCACCACGCCGTCGCCTTCGACCCTCTCGTCGCTGAGCTCGAGCGCCACCGCGAGGACAAGGAGTGGGAGAAGCAGATAATCCACCAGGCCCATCCCGAACTGGAGTCGGACCCGGCCCCGGCCCACGAGTCCCAGCCCGAGTGGGAGGACTTCATGGACGCCGAGGATTACCTCAATGACGAGGACAAGTTTAATGTTACCAACAGGTTGATACTCTTGTTCCCGAAGATCGATGTGGACCCCACCGATTGGTTCGTGACGGAGCACGAGTTGACTCAGTGGAACCTCCAGCAGGCCCAGCGCGAGGTCCTGCATCGCACGCAGAGGGAGATGGAGCTTCACGATAAGAACCACGATGGCTTCGTTTCCTTCTCCGAGTACGATCCTCCCAGTTGGGTTCAAAATGCAG ATAATGAGTCTTTCGGTTATGATATGGGTTGGTGGAAAGAAGAGCATTTTAATGCATCGGATGCTGATGGAGATGGTGTTCTAAACTTAACTGAATTCAATGA CTTTCTGCACCCTGCTGACAGCAAAAACCCTAAGCTTCTTCAGTGGTTGTGCAAGGAGGAAGTCAG GGAAAGAGATACCGACAGAGATGAGAAGGTCAACTTTAAAGAATTTTTCCATGGGCTATTTGATTTGGTAAGGAACTATGATGAAGAAAGTCACAATGACACAGATAATTCAATGGATGCTCCAGCTAGAGGGTTGTTTGCTCAGCTTGACAAGGATGGGGACGG GTACTTGTCTGATGTTGAACTACTGCCCATAATTGGCAAACTCCATCCATCTGAGCATTATTATGCAAAACAACAAGCAGATTATATCATTTCACAG GTGATTACAGTTACCAACTTACAATCCCCTTGCTGA